A genomic segment from Bryobacteraceae bacterium encodes:
- a CDS encoding class I SAM-dependent methyltransferase, producing the protein MRWLFKAAVQGAISQLPDSARWNYYIQKNVTRSFDDKHSLLSRRFQWCAEHLELHARFRPEKPVPQRVLELGAGWIPTVPLALFLSGVEEIYTIDVQRLIRDDLLGEVLDYLAASSLDEIRRMLPTARVDRYRELQSAIAACRQPAGARKAGQNSPPQNRCVETGPLFDRLGIRYVIGDARSTGLEPASIDYIVSNTTLEHIGPDVLDGIFREFRRIVHPHGLMSHLIDMGDHYQHFDPSITPYNFLRYRSSTWRLLNNDVMYQNRLRITHYQSLHRQTGFHIVHEAITDDYRNALKDIELAPEFRQFKPEELAPTAVWAVSKPNGLPKNGH; encoded by the coding sequence ATGCGCTGGTTATTCAAGGCGGCCGTACAGGGCGCCATTTCGCAACTCCCCGATAGTGCACGCTGGAACTACTACATCCAGAAGAACGTCACCCGATCTTTCGACGACAAGCACTCTCTCCTGTCCCGTCGTTTCCAGTGGTGCGCCGAACACCTCGAGCTTCACGCCCGTTTCCGCCCGGAGAAACCCGTCCCCCAGCGCGTGCTCGAACTTGGCGCCGGCTGGATCCCCACCGTCCCCCTGGCCCTTTTCCTGAGCGGCGTCGAGGAGATCTACACCATTGATGTCCAACGGCTCATTCGAGACGATCTGCTCGGCGAAGTTCTCGACTACCTCGCCGCCTCCAGTCTCGACGAGATCCGGCGGATGCTCCCCACCGCGCGCGTGGACCGATACCGCGAACTCCAATCCGCCATCGCCGCCTGCCGCCAGCCGGCAGGCGCCCGCAAGGCAGGTCAGAATTCGCCGCCCCAGAACCGCTGTGTCGAAACAGGCCCGCTCTTCGACCGGCTCGGCATCCGCTACGTGATCGGCGATGCCCGCTCCACCGGCCTGGAACCCGCCTCCATCGACTACATCGTCTCCAACACCACCCTCGAACACATCGGTCCCGACGTGCTCGACGGCATCTTCCGCGAGTTCCGGCGCATCGTCCACCCGCACGGCCTGATGAGCCATCTCATCGACATGGGCGACCACTACCAGCACTTCGACCCATCCATCACACCCTACAACTTTCTGCGCTACCGCTCCTCCACCTGGCGTCTCCTCAACAACGACGTCATGTACCAGAACCGGCTCCGCATCACCCACTACCAGAGCCTGCACCGCCAGACCGGGTTCCACATCGTCCACGAAGCCATCACCGACGACTACCGGAACGCCCTCAAGGACATCGAACTCGCCCCCGAGTTCCGCCAGTTCAAGCCGGAGGAACTGGCCCCAACCGCCGTGTGGGCCGTCTCCAAACCGAACGGCCTTCCGAAGAACGGACATTAG
- a CDS encoding carboxypeptidase regulatory-like domain-containing protein, protein MSLLCFAHSSPAQVLYGSLVGVVEDTTGSVIPNAAISASNKDTGQSYEAKSDSTGTYTITNVLPGEYDVKASVAGFRVQTVTGLRVSQNTVTRANFRLEVGQVTEQVTVEAVATVLQTDKADTHTEINATQIAKLPLPGFRNYQSLINLVPGATPAGFQNSITDTPGRSLTTNINGTNRNNNTTRIDGAASVNLWLPHHAGYVMPAEMVDNVNITTSASDAEQGLAGGAAISVSTKSGTNELHGSAFEYHDNQHFYARPFFLPANQKKPVTAYNNFGGTIGGPIKKNKAFFFYSYDNTKQRQGSFGTYSVPALDIRSGDFSRFASSRTIYDPATSTAANGVGRTPFPGNRIPSNRISAAAQKIQAYYPGPNIAGALDTSNFAGTGSPAFDRAYHDIKINFSKSDKHQIWGHYGIMNALVSGQPIFGDGIGPAPGADPGTGDTRVQNTSINHTYAFSATLLLDGVFGYNRQDQTVRGTDFGKDFSATLGIPGIGGADPREKGFPNINISGFNGFGVPGWMPTERTEEGYTTSHNLTWSKGQHQFRFGFDGTNYRMSHWQPELGAGPRGAITFSGGSTALGPTGTFNFANAYADFLLGQSSQMQKSIQYILMTPREFQFGWYGQDRWQVSRKLTLSLGLRYEYYPLMTRAAGKGIERLIPETNQVLLGGRGNVPKNVGVTVSKRLFAPSLGIAYRVDDKTVVRTGYGLHYDPLPFSRPLRGFYPLTVNFAFNQADSYTAVRTLEQGIPPVTGPDLTSGIVNLPAVADMRSPYEGQIHRGYTQSWNLTVERRLPMDMITTLGYVGTQSTHLLADRDINAGFPGSGQAGRPYAILFNRRVNTNMWDGYLSSNYHSLQSSLRKQFKNGVMLQGSYTWSKAINMTDDDGWASVGWNWGPVFDRNRAPAGYDRRHIFNMGWVYELPFGKGKQFASSGPIAHVVGGWSINGVIQAYTGTPFTVGSPGGSLNAPSNSQTADQVGAVTRLSQAGPGTNWYNTSAFAPVTQQRFGSTGRNILRNPSVWNTDIMISKQFNITERVNMNFRGEFYNFPNTSHFGGMASTDVTNPNFLRVLSAFGERKIRFGLRLGF, encoded by the coding sequence GTGTCTTTACTGTGTTTCGCGCATTCGTCTCCAGCGCAGGTGTTGTACGGTTCGCTGGTCGGGGTGGTTGAAGACACCACCGGCAGTGTGATCCCGAATGCGGCCATTTCCGCATCGAACAAAGATACCGGTCAGTCGTACGAAGCCAAGTCCGATTCGACGGGCACGTACACGATCACCAACGTTCTTCCCGGTGAATACGACGTGAAGGCCTCGGTGGCGGGGTTCCGCGTGCAGACGGTGACGGGATTGCGGGTTTCGCAGAACACGGTGACGCGCGCCAACTTCCGGCTGGAGGTGGGGCAGGTGACCGAGCAGGTGACGGTGGAAGCGGTGGCGACGGTGCTGCAGACGGACAAGGCCGACACGCACACTGAGATCAATGCGACGCAGATCGCGAAACTGCCGCTACCGGGTTTCCGCAACTATCAGTCGCTGATCAACCTGGTTCCGGGCGCGACGCCGGCCGGTTTCCAGAACTCGATCACGGATACGCCGGGCCGTTCGTTGACGACGAACATCAACGGAACGAACCGGAACAACAACACGACCCGCATCGACGGCGCGGCGAGCGTAAACCTGTGGCTGCCGCATCACGCCGGGTATGTGATGCCGGCCGAGATGGTGGACAACGTGAACATCACGACGTCGGCCTCCGACGCCGAGCAGGGGCTCGCGGGCGGGGCGGCGATTTCGGTGTCGACCAAGAGCGGGACGAACGAGCTGCACGGGTCGGCGTTCGAGTATCACGACAACCAGCACTTCTACGCCCGGCCGTTCTTCCTGCCGGCGAACCAGAAGAAACCGGTGACGGCGTACAACAACTTCGGCGGCACCATCGGCGGGCCGATCAAGAAGAACAAGGCGTTCTTCTTCTATTCGTACGACAACACCAAGCAGCGGCAGGGATCGTTTGGCACGTATTCGGTGCCGGCGCTCGACATTCGTTCGGGCGATTTCAGCCGGTTCGCTTCGAGCCGGACGATCTACGACCCGGCGACCTCGACGGCGGCCAACGGCGTCGGCCGTACGCCGTTCCCGGGAAATCGGATTCCGTCGAACCGGATCAGCGCGGCCGCGCAGAAGATTCAGGCCTACTATCCGGGACCGAACATCGCCGGCGCGCTCGATACGTCGAACTTCGCCGGGACGGGCTCACCGGCATTCGACCGCGCCTATCACGACATCAAGATCAACTTCAGCAAGAGCGATAAGCACCAGATATGGGGCCACTACGGCATCATGAACGCCTTGGTGAGCGGCCAGCCGATCTTCGGCGACGGCATCGGGCCGGCTCCCGGCGCCGATCCCGGCACGGGCGACACGCGGGTGCAGAACACGTCGATCAATCATACTTACGCCTTTTCGGCGACTTTGCTGCTCGACGGCGTTTTCGGCTACAACCGTCAGGATCAGACGGTGCGCGGCACCGACTTCGGCAAGGACTTCTCGGCCACGCTCGGCATTCCCGGCATCGGCGGCGCCGATCCGCGCGAGAAGGGATTTCCCAACATCAATATCAGCGGCTTCAACGGATTCGGCGTGCCGGGCTGGATGCCCACCGAACGAACCGAGGAAGGCTATACGACGTCGCACAATCTGACATGGAGCAAGGGGCAACACCAGTTCCGGTTCGGGTTCGACGGCACGAACTACCGGATGAGCCACTGGCAGCCGGAACTGGGCGCCGGCCCGCGCGGGGCGATCACCTTCAGCGGCGGTTCCACCGCCCTGGGCCCGACGGGGACGTTCAACTTCGCGAACGCGTACGCGGACTTCCTGCTCGGCCAATCCTCGCAGATGCAGAAGAGCATCCAGTACATTCTCATGACGCCGCGCGAATTCCAGTTCGGGTGGTATGGGCAGGACCGGTGGCAGGTGAGCCGCAAGCTGACGCTGTCTCTGGGCTTGCGCTACGAATACTATCCGCTGATGACGCGGGCGGCGGGCAAGGGCATCGAACGGCTGATTCCGGAGACCAACCAGGTGCTGCTCGGCGGGCGCGGCAACGTTCCCAAGAACGTCGGCGTGACGGTGAGCAAGCGGCTGTTCGCGCCGAGCTTGGGAATCGCGTATCGCGTGGATGACAAGACGGTGGTCCGCACCGGCTACGGCCTCCACTACGATCCGCTGCCGTTCTCGCGGCCGCTGCGCGGCTTCTATCCGCTGACAGTGAACTTCGCGTTCAACCAGGCCGACAGTTACACGGCAGTGCGGACGCTCGAACAGGGCATCCCGCCGGTGACGGGTCCGGATCTTACGAGCGGCATCGTCAACCTGCCGGCGGTGGCCGATATGCGCAGCCCGTACGAGGGCCAGATCCACCGCGGGTACACGCAGAGCTGGAACCTCACGGTGGAGCGGCGCCTCCCGATGGACATGATCACGACGCTCGGCTACGTGGGCACGCAGAGCACGCACCTGCTGGCCGATCGCGACATCAACGCGGGCTTCCCGGGTTCCGGGCAGGCCGGCCGGCCGTACGCGATCCTGTTCAATCGCCGTGTGAACACGAACATGTGGGACGGCTATTTGAGCTCGAACTATCACTCGTTGCAATCGAGCCTGCGGAAGCAGTTCAAGAACGGCGTGATGCTGCAGGGCTCCTACACGTGGTCGAAGGCGATCAACATGACCGATGACGATGGATGGGCGAGCGTGGGCTGGAACTGGGGTCCGGTGTTCGACCGGAACCGCGCGCCGGCCGGCTACGACCGACGCCACATCTTCAACATGGGCTGGGTGTACGAACTGCCGTTCGGCAAGGGCAAGCAGTTTGCGAGTTCCGGTCCGATCGCGCACGTGGTGGGCGGGTGGTCCATCAACGGCGTGATCCAGGCCTATACGGGCACGCCGTTCACGGTGGGCTCGCCGGGCGGTTCGCTGAACGCGCCGAGCAATTCGCAGACGGCGGACCAGGTAGGCGCGGTGACTCGCCTGAGTCAGGCGGGCCCGGGGACGAACTGGTACAACACGAGCGCCTTCGCGCCGGTCACGCAGCAGCGCTTCGGGTCCACGGGACGCAATATTCTGCGGAACCCAAGCGTCTGGAACACGGACATCATGATCAGCAAGCAGTTCAACATCACCGAACGGGTGAATATGAACTTCCGGGGCGAGTTCTACAACTTCCCCAACACGTCGCATTTCGGCGGCATGGCGTCCACGGACGTGACGAATCCGAATTTCCTGCGCGTGTTGAGCGCGTTCGGGGAGCGGAAGATCCGGTTCGGACTGCGGCTGGGATTCTAG
- a CDS encoding RNA polymerase sigma factor: MNDRATWSDEELMHAVQRGEVSLLSELFERHHRTLYRYCWRMTGQTQYSEDLVQEVFLRVLRHRHTFGKGNSFSAWMFAIARNAHLDAWRKRRRERPIEPALALAADNGVSPERRQDQARLHQAMLELPEDRREVLIMSRFLGMTHGEIAEVLGCDEVTSRTRLHRALSELRVIFESRRRVS; this comes from the coding sequence TTGAACGATCGGGCCACCTGGAGCGATGAAGAACTCATGCACGCCGTGCAGCGGGGCGAAGTATCCCTGCTTTCCGAACTTTTCGAACGCCACCACCGGACTCTGTACCGCTACTGCTGGCGGATGACCGGGCAGACCCAGTACAGCGAGGATCTGGTGCAGGAGGTCTTTCTGCGGGTCCTGCGGCATCGGCACACGTTCGGGAAAGGCAATTCGTTTTCGGCCTGGATGTTCGCGATCGCGCGGAACGCGCATCTGGACGCGTGGCGGAAGCGGCGGCGGGAGAGGCCGATTGAACCGGCGCTGGCGCTGGCGGCCGACAACGGCGTATCGCCGGAGCGGCGGCAGGACCAGGCGCGGCTGCACCAGGCGATGCTCGAACTGCCCGAGGACCGGCGGGAAGTGCTGATCATGAGCCGGTTCTTGGGCATGACGCACGGCGAGATCGCCGAGGTTCTCGGATGCGACGAGGTAACGTCGCGAACGCGGCTGCACCGGGCGCTGAGCGAGTTGCGGGTGATTTTCGAATCTCGAAGGAGGGTCTCATGA